In Natator depressus isolate rNatDep1 chromosome 17, rNatDep2.hap1, whole genome shotgun sequence, one genomic interval encodes:
- the FKBP6 gene encoding inactive peptidyl-prolyl cis-trans isomerase FKBP6, with the protein MAGRGRGWQREQLNGLHARAGGGASPYQRLGQRMQDITGDRGVLKEVIRAGAGEMVPQDASVLVKYSGYLEYMDKPFDTNWYRRNPRLMKLGEEITLQGMEVGLLTMKKGELARFLFTPSYAYGALGCPPLIPPNATVLFEMELLDFLDSAESDKFFVLTTEQQDTFPLQKVLKVANTEREFGNYLFRQKRFMDARERYKRASLILCRRPSNGDEQCQIDAAKLLVFLNLSFTYLKLERPVRALTYGEKALEIDKRNVKALFRCGQACLSLTEYEKARDFLVRAQKEQPFNHDINNELKKLASCYRDYMDKEKEMCCRMFAPLSFSPVEPEVKVYCL; encoded by the exons TCTCCTTACCAACGGTTGGGCCAACGCATGCAGGATATTACTGGTGATAGGGGGGTGTTAAAGGAGGTTATCCGTGCTGGTGCTGGAGAAATGGTGCCCCAGGATGCTTCTGTATTAG TGAAATATTCTGGGTACCTGGAATACATGGATAAGCCCTTTGACACAAACTGGTACAGGAGGAATCCTAGGCTGATGAAACTTGGAGAAG AGATTACGCTACAGGGAATGGAGGTTGGCCTACTGACCATGAAGAAGGGAGAGTTGGCAAGATTTCTCTTCACACCAAGTTATGCCTATGGGGCATTGGGCTGTCCTCCTTTGATTCCACCTAATGCCACAGTCTTGTTTGAGATGGAGCTGCTGGACTTTCTAGACTCAGCTGAATCTGACAAATTCTTTGTTTTGACTACT GAGCAGCAGGATACGTTCCCGCTACAGAAGGTGTTGAAAGTGGCAAATACAGAGAGGGAGTTTGGCAATTACCTCTTCCGCCAGAAGCGCTTCATGGATGCCAGAGAGAGATACAAGCGG GCCTCCTTGATCCTGTGTCGCAGGCCTTCCAATGGGGATGAGCAGTGCCAGATTGATGCTGCCAAACTGCTGGTGTTCCTGAATCTGTCATTTACTTACTTGAAGCTGGAGCGTCCTGTCCGAGCTCTGACATATGGAGAAAAGGCGCTGGAGATTGACAAGAGAAATGTGAAAGCATTATTCAGGTGTGGCCAG GCTTGTCTCTCTCTGACAGAGTATGAAAAAGCTCGGGATTTCCTTGTCAGAGCTCAAAAAGAACAGCCCTTTAACCATGATATTAACAATGAGCTGAAAAAGCTGGCCAG CTGCTACAGGGACTATATGGATAAAGAGAAGGAAATGTGCTGCAGAATGTTTGCTCCTCTCAGCTTTTCTCCTGTGGAACCAGAAGTAAAG GTCTACTGCCTGTGA